The following coding sequences lie in one Paracidovorax avenae genomic window:
- a CDS encoding amino acid ABC transporter substrate-binding protein, whose protein sequence is MKKIAAIALVSLGALLAACGKNDSAQPAASTPATPPAAVTKIVIGLDDNFPPMGFRDDKNQLVGFDIDMAREAAKRMGVEVEFKPIDWSAKEAELSGKRVDALWNGLTITEERKQNIAFTAPYMENHQIVVVAASSLIKTKADLAGKVVGAQEGSSAVDAVKKDEAVFKSFKEFKTFGDNVTALMDLSTGRLEAVVVDEVVGRYYVAKKPQDYAVLDEHFGTEEYGVGVRKDDTALQGRLDKALADMKQDGAAATIATQWFGKNIIK, encoded by the coding sequence ATGAAGAAGATCGCCGCCATCGCCCTGGTGTCCCTCGGTGCCCTGCTTGCCGCCTGCGGCAAGAACGACAGCGCCCAGCCGGCCGCCTCCACCCCCGCCACGCCCCCCGCCGCCGTCACGAAGATCGTGATCGGCCTGGACGACAACTTCCCGCCGATGGGCTTCCGCGACGACAAGAACCAGCTCGTGGGCTTCGACATCGACATGGCCCGCGAGGCCGCCAAGCGCATGGGCGTGGAGGTGGAGTTCAAGCCGATCGACTGGAGCGCCAAGGAAGCCGAACTGTCGGGCAAGCGCGTGGACGCGCTCTGGAACGGCCTCACGATCACCGAAGAGCGCAAGCAGAACATCGCCTTCACCGCGCCCTACATGGAGAACCACCAGATCGTCGTCGTGGCCGCCAGCTCCCTGATCAAGACCAAGGCCGACCTCGCCGGCAAGGTCGTCGGCGCGCAGGAGGGCAGCAGTGCCGTGGATGCGGTCAAGAAGGACGAAGCCGTCTTCAAGTCGTTCAAGGAGTTCAAGACCTTCGGCGACAACGTGACCGCGCTCATGGACCTCTCCACCGGCCGCCTGGAAGCCGTGGTGGTGGACGAGGTGGTGGGCCGCTACTACGTCGCCAAGAAGCCGCAGGACTACGCCGTGCTGGACGAGCATTTCGGTACCGAGGAATACGGCGTGGGCGTGCGCAAGGACGACACCGCGCTGCAGGGCCGCCTCGACAAGGCGCTGGCCGACATGAAGCAGGACGGTGCCGCGGCCACGATCGCCACGCAGTGGTTTGGCAAGAACATCATTAAATAA